The following are encoded in a window of Castanea sativa cultivar Marrone di Chiusa Pesio chromosome 5, ASM4071231v1 genomic DNA:
- the LOC142635277 gene encoding ananain-like, giving the protein MSNTFSESLLSERYELWLAQYGRKHVNSEEQEKRFNIFKDNVEYIDKFNNEGNRTFKLGANKFADLTHEEFLASYTSNDIPTLSSSFNVESFDFNAVTEIPSAIDWRQRGAVTAVKDQGWGCTNSGWAFSTVAGIESLLHNKTGVLAELSVQQLIDCAVTEYTFGCNGGLAAHAYTYDKATKFQMFRISGCYAQHGTEADLLKAMAGQLVSIDLNANSREFQLYESGVFTGPCEFQKTHVANVVGYDTTADGVKYWILKNSWGTGWGEGGYMRILRDYDPSGGLCGLNQQIAWPYAK; this is encoded by the exons ATGTCCAACACTTTTTCTGAATCCCTCCTTTCTGAGAGATATGAGCTATGGCTGGCTCAGTATGGACGGAAACATGTAAACAGTGAAGAGCAGGAAAAACGTTTCAATATATTCAAGGACAATGTAGAATATATTGACAAATTCAATAATGAAGGGAATCGTACTTTCAAGTTAGGTGCCAATAAATTTGCGGACTTAACTCATGAAGAATTTCTTGCCTCTTATACTAGTAACGATATTCCCACCTTATCAAGTTCTTTCAATGTAGAAAGCTTTGATTTCAATGCCGTTACCGAAATTCCAAGCGCTATTGATTGGAGACAGAGAGGAGCTGTTACTGCCGTAAAGGACCAAGGCTGGGGCTGTA CCAATTCCGGTTGGGCCTTTTCAACAGTCGCAGGAATAGAAAGTTTACTCCATAACAAAACTGGCGTCCTGGCTGAATTGTCTGTGCAACAACTAATTGACTGTGCAGTAACTGAGTATACTTTTGGCTGCAATGGTGGTCTGGCGGCTCATGCCTATACTTAT GACAAGGCAACCAAATTTCAAATGTTCCGAATAAGTGGCTGTTATGCACAACATGGAACTGAGGCGGATTTACTTAAAGCAATGGCCGGCCAGCTAGTTTCAATCGACCTCAATGCTAATAGTCGTGAATTTCAATTATATGAAAGCGGAGTTTTCACGGGACCGTGTGAGTTTCAGAAAACCCATGTCGCCAATGTAGTTGGGTATGACACGACTGCAGATGGTGTCAAGTACTGGATATTGAAGAATTCATGGGGCACCGGTTGGGGTGAGGGTGGCTATATGAGGATTCTTAGAGACTACGATccttcaggaggtctttgtggCCTTAATCAACAGATTGCCTGGCCATATGCTAAATGA